A single region of the Terriglobales bacterium genome encodes:
- a CDS encoding tetratricopeptide repeat protein encodes MRLHPAAAVLLLAGTLSAAAQQGPPASPASPLPCRDHDVDEYLAEIHKRHRNKNPLPENACILGWCRHPGAPGSDPVSHPPQAPPVASTQAQKGPPGESSSQAGNSGPAELHGTSLYDPIAGAKNAEAGDYYFDEKNYRAALSRYQEALGDKPDDPALHQRLGRTWEKLNDPAAAFEHYDAALILAPDGPGAKPAREGLERLRPQLEKAGIDTARIHERNAAAIAASCPAAKP; translated from the coding sequence ATGCGCCTGCACCCGGCTGCCGCCGTTCTCCTGCTCGCCGGGACACTGAGCGCCGCCGCCCAGCAAGGCCCGCCGGCCAGCCCCGCATCTCCGCTGCCCTGCCGGGACCACGACGTCGACGAGTACCTGGCCGAGATCCACAAGCGACACCGCAACAAGAATCCGCTGCCCGAGAACGCCTGCATCCTGGGCTGGTGCCGTCACCCCGGCGCACCCGGGAGCGACCCCGTCTCGCACCCGCCCCAGGCCCCGCCCGTGGCTTCCACGCAGGCGCAGAAGGGGCCGCCGGGCGAGAGCTCCAGCCAGGCGGGCAACTCGGGCCCCGCGGAACTGCACGGCACCTCGCTCTACGACCCCATCGCGGGAGCCAAGAACGCCGAGGCCGGCGACTATTACTTCGACGAGAAGAATTACCGTGCCGCGCTCAGCCGTTACCAGGAGGCGCTTGGGGACAAGCCCGACGACCCCGCCCTCCACCAGCGCCTGGGGCGCACCTGGGAGAAGCTCAACGATCCGGCAGCCGCTTTTGAGCACTACGACGCCGCGCTGATCCTGGCGCCGGACGGTCCGGGCGCGAAGCCGGCCAGGGAAGGGCTGGAGCGTCTGCGCCCGCAGCTGGAGAAGGCGGGGATCGATACCGCCAGGATCCACGAGCGCAACGCGGCGGCCATCGCAGCTTCCTGTCCTGCGGCGAAGCCCTAG
- a CDS encoding MerR family transcriptional regulator, with translation MVQGYSSKQVMALTGISARQLQWWDERGIVVPARHGHRRLYSVEDLAEVAVITELRRRGFSLQRVRKVLRFLERELGRRLFEAVTGTEYHLLTDGRRIYLENSAQQVVDILKNARQPMFAICLSDTVRQIRADLRQGKKHSTSAKAARGAQRGRGIA, from the coding sequence ATGGTTCAGGGCTACAGTTCGAAGCAGGTGATGGCGCTGACCGGGATCTCGGCGCGGCAACTGCAGTGGTGGGACGAGCGCGGCATCGTGGTGCCCGCCCGCCACGGCCACCGCCGCTTGTACTCGGTGGAGGACCTGGCCGAGGTGGCGGTCATCACCGAATTGCGCCGCCGCGGCTTCTCCCTGCAGCGGGTGCGCAAAGTCCTGCGCTTCCTCGAGCGCGAGCTGGGCCGGCGGCTGTTCGAAGCGGTCACCGGCACCGAGTACCACCTGCTCACCGACGGCCGCCGCATCTACCTGGAGAACTCGGCGCAGCAGGTCGTCGACATCCTCAAGAACGCGCGCCAGCCCATGTTCGCCATCTGCCTGAGCGACACGGTGCGGCAGATCCGCGCCGACCTGCGCCAGGGGAAGAAGCACTCCACCTCGGCGAAGGCCGCGCGGGGGGCGCAGCGCGGCAGGGGGATCGCATGA
- the thiS gene encoding sulfur carrier protein ThiS codes for MRIHLNGEEREVAEGLSLAALIAQLGMKADRVAAELNREIVPRERWAQTALHDGDRLEVVHFVGGGREAS; via the coding sequence ATGCGCATCCATCTCAACGGGGAAGAGCGGGAGGTGGCGGAGGGCCTGAGCCTCGCCGCCTTGATCGCACAACTGGGGATGAAGGCCGACCGGGTGGCCGCCGAGCTGAACCGCGAGATCGTGCCGCGCGAGCGCTGGGCCCAGACCGCACTCCACGACGGCGACCGCCTGGAGGTCGTCCACTTCGTGGGCGGGGGCAGGGAAGCGTCGTAG